In Leucoraja erinacea ecotype New England chromosome 15, Leri_hhj_1, whole genome shotgun sequence, the following proteins share a genomic window:
- the LOC129704321 gene encoding gastrula zinc finger protein XlCGF57.1-like, whose protein sequence is MEKQFACLDCGKGFTQACSLKRHQKIHTGERPFTCSECGKGFARLSNMITHQRVHTGERPFTCALCGQGFTQSSHLVTHQRVHSLEKPFACLDCGKGFSRACQLKRHQLIHTGERPFTCSECGKGFIQPSELLRHQRVHSGERPFTCSECGKEFTRLSNMITHQQIHSGERPFSCSECGKEFTQLSNMITHQQIHIGERPFTCSECGKEFTQLSNMIRHQRVHTGEKPFTCSECGKEFTQLANMITHQRVHTGERPFTCSVCGQGFTQSSHLVTHQQVHTLEKPFACPDCGKGFTRACNLKRHQQIHRGERPFTCYECGKGFIQSSELLTHQRVHTGEKPFTCTECGQRFTKFSSMITHQRIHTGERPIICSQCGKGFTQFSQLMTHQRVHAVEKSFASPNSG, encoded by the coding sequence ATGGAGAAACAATTTGCATGTCTTgattgtgggaagggattcactcaaGCATGCAGCCTGAAGAGACACCAGAAaattcacaccggggagaggccgttcacctgttctgagtgtgggaagggatttgctCGTTTGTCCAACATGATAACGCATCAGCGAgttcacactggggagaggccgttcacctgcgcTCTGTGTGGTCAAGGATTCACTCAATCCTCCCACCTTGTTACACATCAACGGGTTCACTCTCTGGAGAAACCATTTGCCTGTTTAGATTGTGGGAAGGGATTCTCCCGAGCATGCCAGCTGAAGAGGCATCAGCTAattcacactggggagaggccgttcacctgctctgagtgtgggaagggattcattcAACCATCTGAGCTACTGAGACACCAACGAGTTCATAGTGGAGAGAGGCCATTCACCTGTTCTGAGTGTGGGAAAGAATTCACTCGGCTGTCGAACATGATAACACATCAGCAAATTCACTCTGGGGAGAGGCCGTTCTCCTGCTCTGAATGTGGGAAGGAATTCACTCAGTTGTCCAACATGATAACTCATCAGCAAATTCACATCGGAGAGAGGCCTTTCAcctgctctgagtgtgggaaggaattcACCCAATTGTCCAACATGATAAGACATCAACGTGTTCATACTGGGGAGAAGCCGTTCACGTGTTCTGAGTGCGGGAAGGAATTCACTCAGTTAGCCAACATGATAACACACCAGCGAgttcacactggggagaggccaTTCACCTGTTCTGTGTGTGGGCAAGGATTCACTCAATCTTCCCACCTGGTGACACACCAACAGGTTCATACTCTGGAGAAACCATTTGCTTGTCCTgattgtgggaagggattcacacGAGCATGCAATCTGAAGAGGCACCAGCAGATTCATAGGGGAGAGAGGCCGTTCACGTGTTATGAGTGCGGGAAGGGATTCATTCAATCATCTGAGCTACTGACACACCAGCGAGTTCACACTGGTGAGAAGCCGTTCACTTGCACTGAGTGTGGGCAGAGATTTACCAAGTTCTCCAGCATGATAACACATCAGAGaattcacaccggggagaggccgatCATTTGCTCTCAGTGTGGGAAGGGTTTCACACAATTTTCCCAACTGATGACCCACCAGCGAGTTCACGCTGTGGAAAAATCGTTTGCCTCTCCCAACTCTGGGTAG
- the LOC129703877 gene encoding zinc finger protein 271-like, translating to METLSTSSQCGQGFAQSPHLVTLQQDQAVERPFTCPNCGKEFTQAWNMKRHQQIHTGERPFTCSECGKGFTNSSNLMAHQRVHTGEKPYICPTCGKAFTWLRSLVVHQQGPPGEKQFTCSDCGKGFHHLSGLRTHQRIHTGERPFTCSDCGKGFTQSSGLRTHQRIHTGERPFICSECGKGFTQFIRLQLHQRVHTGERPFTCSECGKAFTQSSNLRAHYQIHTGEKPFTCSECGRGFTQLSVLQKHQRLHAGERPITCSECGKGFIDSSALQIHQRIHMEVGPFTCSECGKGFTHSSVLQRHHRIHTGERPFTCSECGKGFTQASNLKRHLLIHTGEKPFTCSECGKGFTELSGLQIHQRIHTGEKPFACSECGKGFTDLSGLQKHQRSHTGERPYICSECGKRFIHSSALQRHYRIHTEDKPFTCCECGKGFIQACNLKRHQLTHNGERPFTCSACGKGFTHSSALQRHLRTHTGEKPFTCSECGKGFSQSSALLAHQKIHTVDRLFTCSECGKGFIQLSKLQAHQRIHMREMQFICSVCGKGFTQLSGLQTHQRIHTGERPFTCSECGKGFTQSSHLVTHQGIHSVDKSFASSNCGSHVKGPIGCGPMANAEPVISDNCHGAFFTQKPPRPRTHPMLQATTSAQARRDPKPRMRTEDSGAQAEGEGLFPQPRCHYMQSICIPKSQVCSAEQHLNAWEGLIVSAEPTRASMEKLFTTSEAGQGFSQSSHLVTLHQDHAAVSKPFACPDCGKGFIQSWHLKRHQRLHTGERPFTCSECGKGFTNSSALLRHQMIHTGDRPYTCPVCNKKFLYSVALVNHQRIHTGERPFTCSDCGKGFAQSTALMAHQKIHTGERPFTCSVCGKRFIQASNLKMHQLTHTGERPFTCAECGKGFNQPSNLRTHQRIHSVERLFTCCECGKGFIQACNLKRHQLTHTGERPFICSECGKGFTDSSELQKHFRIHTGEKPFTCSDCGKGFSQSTALLSHRKIHTMDRLFTCSVCGKGFLYYSRLQTHKRIHTGERPFICSACGKAFTQVSGLKIHERIHTGERPFICSECGKGFSQSSNLGTHLRIHRVHKSFASSNCG from the exons ATGGAGACATTATCCACCAGCTCCCAGTGTGGGCAGGGATTCGCTCAATCTCCCCACCTGGTAACTCTCCAGCAAGACCAGGCTGTGGAGAGACCATTTACATGTCCTAATTGTGGGAAGGAATTCACTCAAGCGTGGAACATGAAGAGACACCAGCAAATTCACACCGGGGAAAGGCCATTCAcctgctctgagtgtgggaagggattcactaATTCTTCCAATCTTATGGCCCACCAGCGGGTTCACACTGGGGAGAAACCGTACATCTGTCCTACCTGTGGAAAGGCATTCACTTGGTTACGGTCCCTGGTGGTCCACCAACAAGGTCCCCCTGGGGAGAAGCAATTTACCTGCTCCGACTGTGGGAAGGGATTTCACCACTTATCGGGTCTGCGGACACACCAGCGGattcacactggggagaggccaTTCACCTGTTCTGACTGTGGCAAGGGATTTACTCAATCATCTGGTCTACGGACACACCAGCGGattcacactggggagaggccaTTTATTTGTTCTGAGTGTGGCAAGGGATTTACACAATTTATTCGACTTCAGTTACACCAGCGAgttcacactggggagaggccaTTCACCTGTTCCGAGTGTGGGAAGGCATTTACTCAATCATCGAACCTCAGGGCACACTATCAAATTCACACTGGGGAGAAGCCATTTACCTGCTCTGAGTGTGGGAGGGGATTTACTCAATTATCTGTACTACAGAAACACCAGCGACTTCATGCTGGGGAGAGGCCGATTAcctgctctgagtgtgggaagggattcattgACTCATCGGCTTTGCAGATACACCAGAGAATTCACATGGAGGTGGGGCCATTCACTTGTTcagagtgtgggaagggattcactcaTTCATCTGTATTACAGAGACATCACAGAATTCACACCGGAGAGAGGCCATTCACCTGTTCTGAGtgcgggaagggattcactcaAGCAAGCAACCTGAAGAGGCACCTGCTAATTCACACCGGGGAGAAgccgttcacctgctctgagtgtgggaagggatttacTGAATTATCTGGACTGCAGATACACCAGCGGATTCACACTGGGGAGAAGCCATTCGCCTGTTcggagtgtgggaagggatttacTGATTTATCTGGACTGCAGAAACACCAGCGGagtcacaccggggagaggccgtacatctgctctgagtgtgggaagagattcattcattcatctgcgTTACAGAGACACTACAGAATTCACACCGAGGACAAGCCATTCACCTGTtgtgagtgtgggaagggattcattcAAGCATGCAACTTGAAGAGGCACCAGCTAACTCACaacggggagaggccgttcacctgctctgcgtgtgggaagggattcacccATTCATCTGCGTTACAGAGGCACCTCAGAACTCACACCGGGGAGAAGCCATTCAcctgctctgagtgtgggaagggattcagtCAATCATCTGCATTACTGGCTCACCAGAAGATTCACACTGTGGATAGGCTATTCACCTGttctgagtgtgggaagggattcattcAATTATCCAAGCTACAGGCACACCAGCGAATACACATGAGGGAGATGCAATTTATTTGTTccgtgtgtgggaagggatttacTCAATTATCTGGGCTACAAACACACCAGCGAattcacactggggagaggccgttcacctgctctgagtgtgggaagggattcactcaaTCTTCCCACCTGGTGACCCATCAGGGAATTCACAGCGTGGATAAATCATTTGCCTCTTCCAACTGTGG TTCCCATGTAAAAGGACCAATTGGTTGTGGTCCGATGGCGAACGCTGAGCCGGTGATTTCAGATAACTGCCATGGCGCCTTCTTTACCCAGAAACCTCCGCGCCCCAGAACTCACCCTATGTTGCAGGCGACAACAAGCGCGCAGGCGCGGAGAGACCCCAAGCCGCGCATGCGGACAGAAGACTCCGGAGCCCAGGCAGAAGGCGAGGGCTTGTTCCCCCAGCCTCGCTGCCACT ACATGCAGAGTATTTGTATACCAAAATCTCAAGTTTGTTCAGCTGAACAGCACCTCAACGCGTGGGAGGGATTGATTGTGTCAGCTGAGCCGACGAGGGCCAGCATGGAGAAATTGTTCACCACGTCTGAGGCAGGGCAGGGATTCAGCCAATCTTCCCACCTGGTGACTCTCCACCAAGATCACGCCGCTGTGAGTAAACCATTTGCCTGTCCAgattgtgggaagggattcatccAATCATGGCACCTGAAGAGACACCAGCGGCTTCACACTGGAGAGAGACCATTCACCTGCTCGGAGTGCGGGAAAGGATTCACTAATTCATCTGCGTTGTTGAGACACCAGATGATCCACACAGGTGATAGGCCGTACACCTGCCCTGTGTGTAACAAGAAATTCCTTTATTCGGTGGCATTAGTGAACCACCAGAGAattcacactggggagaggccaTTCACCTGCTCTGACTGTGGCAAAGGTTTCGCTCAATCAACTGCATTAATGGCACACCAGAAGATTCACACCGGCGAGAGGCCATTCACTTGTTCTGTGTGCGGGAAGAGATTCATTCAAGCAAGTAACCTGAAGATGCACCAGCTAactcacaccggggagaggccattcacctgcgctgagtgtgggaagggattcaatCAACCTTCCAACCTGAGAACCCACCAGCGAATTCACAGCGTGGAGAGGCTGTTCACCTGTtgtgagtgtgggaagggattcattcAAGCATGCAACCTGAAGAGGCACCAGCTAactcacaccggggagaggccgttcatctgctctgagtgtgggaagggTTTCACTGATTCATCTGAGTTACAGAAGCACTTCAGAATTCACACCGGGGAGAAGCCATTCACCTGCTCTGactgtgggaagggattcagTCAATCAACTGCATTACTATCTCACCGGAAGATTCACACTATGGACAGGCTATTCACCTGTtctgtgtgtgggaagggatttctATATTATTCTCGGCTACAAACACACAAGCGAATTCACACTGGGGAGAGACCGTTCATATGTTCTGCGTGTGGGAAAGCATTTACTCAAGTTTCTGGGCTAAAGATACACGAACGaattcacaccggggagaggccgttcatctgctctgagtgtgggaagggattctctCAATCTTCGAACCTGGGGACCCATCTGCGAATTCACAGGGTGCATAAATCATTTGCCTCTTCCAACTGTGGGTAG
- the LOC129704341 gene encoding gastrula zinc finger protein XlCGF8.2DB-like — MDKLFTSSQCGQGFTQSSHQQDETVVKPLACSDCGNGSTQASHLKGHQQIHTGERPFTCFECAKKFTNSSSLVAHQRIHTGKKPFPCPDCGKAFTRANNLQRHQQIHTGERPFICSECGKGFIQSAELLRHQHVHTGDRPFTCCECGKGFIQSSHLGTHQRIHSVKRLFTCCECGKGFIQACNLKRHQLTHTGEKPFTCSECGKRFTDSSELQRHFRIHTGEKPFTCSECGKGFSQSSNLQTHLRIHSVDKSFASSNCGSAFNTVIPASLITKLSGLGIHLPLQLDTGFPHQQTTVC, encoded by the exons ATGGATAAATTATTCACCAGCTCGCAGTGTGGGCAGGGATTCACTCAATCTTCCCACCAGCAAGATGAAACTGTGGTGAAACCACTTGCCTGTTCCGATTGTGGGAATGGATCCACTCAAGCAAGCCATCTGAAGGGACACCAGCAAattcacactggggagaggccaTTCACCTGCTTCGAGTGTGCAAAGAAATTCACTAATTCTTCCAGTCTGGTGGCCCACCAACGGATTCACACTGGAAAGAAACCATTTCCCTGTCCCGATTGTGGGAAGGCATTCACTCGAGCAAACAACCTCCAAAGGCACCAGCAAATCCACACTGGAGAGAGGCCGTTCATATGTTCTGAGTGCGGGAAGGGATTCATTCAATCCGCTGAGCTACTGAGACACCAGCATGTTCACACTGGGGACAGGCCATTCACCTGTTGTGAGTGTGGCAAGGGATTCATTCAATCTTCCCACCTGGGGACCCATCAGCGAATTCACAGCGTGAAGAGACTGTTCACCTGTtgtgagtgtgggaagggattcattcAAGCATGCAACCTGAAGAGGCACCAGCTAACTCACACCGGGGAGAAGCCATTCAcctgctctgagtgtgggaaAAGATTCACTGATTCATCTGAGTTACAGAGGCACTTCAGAATTCACACTGGGGAGAAGCCATTCAcctgctctgagtgtgggaagggattcagtCAATCTTCCAACCTGCAGACCCATCTGCGAATTCACAGCGTGGATAAATCATTTGCCTCTTCCAACTGTGG atcTGCCttcaacactgtcatccccgctagcttgatcaccaaactcagcggacttggcatccacctccctctgcaattggacactggatttcctcaccaacagaccacagtctgttag
- the LOC129704335 gene encoding gastrula zinc finger protein XlCGF8.2DB-like, with the protein MQSICEPKSQVCSAEQHLNAWEGLIVSAEPTRASMEKLFTTSEAGQGFSQSSHLVTLHQDHAVSKPFACPDCGKGFTQSWHLKRHQRLHTGERPFTCSECGKGFTNSSALLRHQMIHTGDRPYTCPVCNKGFLHSVALVNHQRIHTGERPFACSDCGKGFAQSTALMAHQKIHTGERPFTCSVCGKGFIQTSNLKRHLLLHTGERPFTCSQCGKGFTHSSALLRHQMVHTGERPHTCSVCSKRFFHSVALANHQRTHTGERPFTCSYCGKRFTQSTSMITHQRIHTGEKPFTCSECGKGFGRSYTLKTHQRVHAVEQPFASPNCG; encoded by the coding sequence ATGCAGAGTATTTGTGAACCAAAATCTCAAGTTTGTTCAGCTGAACAGCACCTCAACGCGTGGGAGGGATTGATTGTGTCAGCTGAGCCGACGAGGGCCAGCATGGAGAAATTGTTCACCACGTCTGAGGCAGGGCAGGGATTCAGCCAATCTTCCCACCTGGTGACTCTCCACCAAGATCACGCTGTGAGTAAACCATTTGCCTGTCCAgattgtgggaagggattcactcaaTCCTGGCACCTGAAGAGACACCAGCGGCTTCACACTGGAGAGAGACCATTCACCTGCTCGGAGTGCGGGAAGGGATTCACTAATTCATCTGCATTGTTGAGACACCAGATGATCCACACAGGTGATAGGCCGTACACCTGCCCTGTGTGTAACAAGGGATTCCTTCATTCGGTGGCATTAGTGAACCACCAGAGAattcacactggggagaggccaTTCGCCTGTTCTGATTGTGGGAAAGGATTCGCTCAATCAACTGCATTAATGGCACACCAGAAGATTCACACCGGCGAGAGGCCATTCACTTGTTCTGTGTGCGGGAAGGGATTCATTCAAACAAGTAACCTGAAGAGGCACCTGCTACttcacactggggagaggccaTTCACCTGTTctcagtgtgggaagggatttacTCATTCATCTGCGTTGTTAAGACACCAGATGGTTCACACCGGAGAGAGGCCACACACCTGCTCTGTGTGTAGCAAGCGATTCTTTCATTCAGTTGCATTAGCGAACCACCAGAGAACTCACACTGGAGAGAGGCCATTCACCTGCTCTTATTGTGGCAAGCGATTCACTCAGTCGACCAGCATGATAACACATCAGAGAATTCACACCGGAGAGAAgccgttcacctgctctgagtgtgggaaAGGATTTGGACGATCTTACACCCTGAAGACCCACCAGCGAGTTCACGCTGTGGAGCAACCATTTGCTTCTCCCAACTGTGGATAG
- the LOC129704316 gene encoding gastrula zinc finger protein XlCGF26.1-like yields MEQAEHLLTGFSNGVTVSTEPTRRQIVHSMDKLFTSSQCGQGFTQSSHQVAHQQDETVVKPLACSDCGNGSTQASHLKGHQQIHTCFECAKRFTNSSSLVAHQRIHTGEKPFACPDCRKSFSRANNLQMHQRLHTGERPFICSECGKGYIQSTDLLRHQQVHTRDRPFTCCECGKGFIHAYHLKRHQLTHTRERPFTCSEGGKGFTQSSTLETHQRIHSVEGLFTCCECGKGFNQSTQLLRHQQVHNGDRPFTCSKCGKGFTRLSSMTIHQRIHTGEGLFTCCECGKGFTLASRLKRHQLTHSGVRPFICSECGKGFANSSQLLRHFSIHTEEKPFTCSACGMGFRQSNALLAHQKIHTLDRLFTCSVCGKGFQYFSWLQTHKRIHTGERPFTCSVCGKGYPKLCGLKIHERIHTGERPFICSGCGKGFAHSSNLRTHLRIHRVRKSFASSNCG; encoded by the coding sequence ATGGAACAGGCAGAGCATTTGTTAACGGGATTCTCAAACGGAGTCACTGTGTCAACTGAGCCGACCAGACGCCAGATAGTTCACAGCATGGATAAATTATTCACCAGCTCGCAGTGTGGGCAGGGATTCACTCAATCTTCCCACCAGGTGGCCCACCAGCAAGATGAAACTGTGGTGAAACCACTTGCCTGTTCCGATTGTGGGAATGGATCCACTCAAGCAAGCCATCTGAAGGGACACCAGCAAATTCACACCTGCTTCGAGTGTGCAAAGAGGTTCACTAATTCTTCCAGTCTGGTGGCCCACCAACGGATTCACACTGGAGAGAAACCATTTGCCTGTCCCGATTGTAGGAAGTCATTCTCTCGAGCAAACAACCTCCAAATGCACCAGCGACTCCACACCGGAGAGAGGCCGTTCATATGTTCTGAGTGCGGGAAGGGATACATTCAATCCACTGATCTACTGAGGCACCAGCAGGTTCACACTCGGGACAGGCCGTTCACCTGTtgtgagtgtgggaagggattcattcATGCATACCACCTGAAGAGGCACCAGCTAACTCACACCAGGGAGAGGCCATTCACCTGCTCTGagggtgggaagggattcactcaaTCTTCCACCCTGGAGACCCATCAACGAATTCACAGCGTGGAGGGACTGTTCACCTGTtgtgagtgtgggaagggattcaatCAATCCACTCAGCTACTGAGACACCAGCAGGTTCACAATGGGGACAGGCCGTTCACCTGTTCtaagtgtgggaagggattcactcgCTTATCCAGCATGACAATCCACCAGAGAATTCACACCGGGGAGGGACTGTTCACCTGTtgtgagtgtgggaagggatttacTCTAGCAAGCAGACTGAAGAGGCACCAGCTAACTCACAGTGGGGTGAGGCCATTCATCTGCTCTGAGTGTGGGAAAGGATTCGCCAATTCATCTCAGTTACTGAGGCACTTCAGTATTCACACCGAAGAGAAGCCATTCACCTGCTCTGCGTGTGGGATGGGATTCAGACAATCAAATGCATTACTGGCTCACCAGAAGATTCACACTCTGGACAGGCTATTCACCTGTtctgtgtgtgggaagggatttcaATATTTTTCATGGCTACAAACACACAAGCGAATTCACACTGGGGAGAGACCGTTCACGTGTtctgtgtgtgggaagggataTCCTAAATTATGTGGGCTAAAGATACACGAACGaattcacaccggggagaggccgttcatctGCTCtgggtgtgggaagggattcgctCATTCTTCCAACCTGCGGACCCATCTCCGAATTCACAGGGTGCGTAAATCATTTGCCTCTTCCAACTGTGGGTAG